One Miscanthus floridulus cultivar M001 chromosome 11, ASM1932011v1, whole genome shotgun sequence DNA window includes the following coding sequences:
- the LOC136493803 gene encoding serine/threonine-protein phosphatase 7 long form homolog — MPKRYGPLSEEEILVTQLGYSGGEVFGSLERDGGWFEGGGDEEENAVADGEGNHDSDEEDDDYVIGDAEEDLDDASGDFSIEDELSDEDDLSGEEDFGDARATNHFDMKIAGDDESFIEEIAEDSDDDRPDGSVPLLDPRFDEHHRARRIENGELCEACCRPRGTHATMSGCITLLQIWMWKRLPIGRLHQLDPPQPWFPQGDAVVAPTMAHLYERAHGTYHVSRHAYISFTNELDTLLPQHVEWRPYRRRQVMDLNLSSLCTVDEDVWTMRTPLICFYAVEYHLPHRVARQFGRLQPSPPEDFSTGWQLHKFSRQKKKKITNWQLEHQRYIDEWMLMEQNNMGIHAVHRDKAFNDYLVWLGQRTRLQLRPAWTEQDIANIASEDEGNNPYDQATREEHEDNEDSGRARKGIDDSCGRS, encoded by the exons atgccaaaac gttatggtcctttgtctgaagaagaaatacttgtcacacaactaggctacagTGGTGGTGAAGTGTTTGGATCGCTCGAGCGTGATGGAGGTTGGTTTGAGGGCGGTGGAGATGAGGAGGAGAAtgcggttgccgatggtgagggcaatcatgatagtgatgaagaggatgatgattatgtaattggtgATGCAGAAGAAGATTTGGACGACGCTAGtggagacttttctattgaggatgagcttagcgacgaagatgatcttagtggtgaagaagactttggtgatgctagggctacgaaccaTTTTGACATGaagatagctggagatgatgaatccttcatagaggagatagccgaagactctgatgacgatcgccct gatggatcggttccccttcttgatccaaggttcgatgagcaccaccgggctcggaggatcgagaacggagag CTTTGTGAGGCTTGCTGCCGTCCTAGAGGCACGCATGCTACAATGTCAGGGTGCATCACACTGttgcag atttggatgtggAAGAGGCTTCCAATTGGGAGACTgcatcagcttgatcccccacaaccttggtttcctcaaggagaTGCAGTTGTTGCCCCTACCATGGCACACCTCTACGAGCGAGCCCACGGAACTTACCACGTGTCACGCCACgcgtacatcagcttcaccaacgagctggacacccttttgccacagcat GTTGAATGGCGCCCATATCGGCGGAGGCAAGTCATGGATCTCAACTTGAGCTCCTTGTGCACGGTAGACGAGGACGTCTGGACGATGAGgaccccccttatttgtttctatgcagtggagtaccatctccctcaccgtgtagcacgacagtttggtaggctgcagccttctccgcccgaggatttctccaccggttggcagctccacaa GTTCAGcagacaaaaaaagaagaaaatcaccaactggcagctggagcaccagcgctacattgatgagtggatgttgatggagcagaacaacatgggcatccatgccgtccatcgtgacaaggcattcaatgattaccttgtttggcttggtcaacgaacaaggcttcaattgaggcccgcTTGGACAGAGCAAGACATTGCTAACAttgcgagcgaggatgagggcaacaacccatatgaccaagctacccgagaag agcaCGAAGATAATGAGGATAGTGGCCGAgcaaggaagggcattgatgattcatgtgggcgatcctga